One genomic window of Prochlorococcus marinus str. NATL2A includes the following:
- a CDS encoding NADPH-dependent assimilatory sulfite reductase hemoprotein subunit: MNFDEKESTNIEEIEQTVPSPCIANNSPRAKFEQFKADSNYLSEPLHSELLNDSDHFTNDAVQLLKFHGSYQQDDREHRKRGGTGKDWQMMLRLRNPAGYVPGPLFVALDELSDRLGNQTLRATTRQCFQMHGIKKGNIKEVIGTIVKSMGSTLAACGDVNRNVMAPAAPYEQGSYPAARKLANDIADVLSPQKAEKTYIDLWVDGEMKYAIKPSSEVKKNKKLQLKPGVFSGDKKEPLYGATYLPRKFKCATTVPGDNSVDILTHDIGLVTFTNKKGVLEGCNVYVGGGMGRTHNLDTTFARIADPIGYVEGEHILELVQSILALQRDYGDRKTRRHSRLKYVLHDMGVDWFKKQLTTKYFTRQIENLKHEGDTILEDYLGWHQQSEKLWFVGLPLLSGRLTGRVKKELRNIVEKFALDVRLTPNQDLLLCNIGNYQKASVKRALINIGFINPGAPDSLARNAMACPALPLCGLAMTEAERFLPELLERINNQLKILEINKPILIRVTGCPNGCARPYMAELALVGSGLNQYQLWLGGSTNLKRLATPYLQKMPIDDLEKTLEPLFLSWKDTGASSSLGDHVTKLGSESVMSLLTSSAAP; encoded by the coding sequence ATGAATTTTGATGAAAAGGAAAGTACCAATATTGAAGAGATAGAACAAACTGTTCCATCACCTTGCATAGCCAATAATTCACCTCGGGCAAAATTTGAACAATTTAAAGCCGATAGTAATTATTTAAGTGAACCCCTACATAGTGAGTTATTAAATGACAGCGATCACTTTACAAACGACGCAGTACAACTTTTAAAATTCCACGGTAGTTATCAACAAGACGATCGAGAGCATAGAAAAAGAGGGGGCACAGGTAAAGATTGGCAAATGATGCTGAGGCTAAGAAATCCAGCTGGTTATGTACCTGGCCCACTCTTTGTGGCATTAGACGAGCTATCTGATCGACTAGGGAATCAAACTCTTAGAGCGACCACTCGCCAATGCTTCCAAATGCATGGAATAAAAAAAGGAAACATTAAAGAAGTAATTGGAACAATAGTCAAATCGATGGGATCTACACTTGCAGCTTGTGGAGACGTCAACAGAAACGTAATGGCTCCTGCAGCCCCCTACGAACAAGGGTCCTATCCTGCCGCAAGAAAATTAGCTAATGATATTGCCGATGTTTTATCGCCCCAAAAAGCAGAAAAAACCTACATTGATTTATGGGTAGATGGCGAGATGAAATATGCTATTAAGCCTTCTTCTGAAGTTAAAAAGAATAAAAAGCTCCAACTAAAGCCTGGTGTTTTTAGTGGGGATAAAAAAGAACCTTTATATGGTGCAACCTACTTACCAAGAAAATTCAAATGTGCAACTACAGTCCCTGGAGACAACTCTGTGGACATCCTTACTCATGACATAGGTTTGGTGACGTTCACAAACAAAAAAGGAGTTTTAGAAGGATGTAATGTCTATGTGGGAGGAGGCATGGGTAGAACACACAACTTAGACACTACATTTGCGAGGATAGCTGACCCAATTGGTTATGTAGAAGGAGAACATATCTTAGAACTTGTTCAATCTATACTCGCTCTTCAAAGAGATTATGGAGATAGAAAAACAAGAAGACATTCAAGACTAAAATACGTTTTGCATGACATGGGTGTGGATTGGTTTAAGAAACAGTTAACAACTAAATATTTTACGAGACAAATTGAAAACCTGAAGCACGAAGGAGATACAATACTCGAAGATTATTTAGGTTGGCATCAACAATCTGAGAAGTTATGGTTTGTTGGTCTACCTTTGTTGTCAGGTAGACTTACAGGAAGGGTAAAGAAAGAGCTTAGAAATATAGTTGAAAAATTCGCATTGGATGTGCGTTTAACTCCCAATCAAGATCTTTTATTGTGCAATATCGGAAATTATCAAAAAGCCAGTGTAAAGAGAGCACTCATTAATATTGGTTTTATAAATCCAGGGGCTCCTGACTCATTAGCCAGAAATGCAATGGCTTGTCCAGCTCTTCCATTATGTGGACTGGCAATGACAGAAGCAGAGAGATTTTTACCTGAGCTCTTGGAGCGAATAAACAATCAATTAAAAATTCTAGAAATCAATAAACCAATCCTAATCAGAGTAACCGGCTGTCCGAATGGTTGTGCTCGCCCTTATATGGCCGAATTAGCTCTTGTTGGTAGTGGTTTAAATCAATACCAACTTTGGCTTGGAGGCAGCACTAATTTAAAAAGGTTGGCGACTCCATATCTACAAAAAATGCCTATCGATGACTTAGAGAAGACATTAGAGCCTTTATTCCTTAGCTGGAAAGATACGGGAGCCTCATCAAGTCTTGGGGATCATGTGACTAAACTTGGTTCTGAAAGTGTAATGTCTTTACTTACTTCAAGTGCAGCTCCATAA
- the glyS gene encoding glycine--tRNA ligase subunit beta, whose amino-acid sequence MSTYLLEIGTEELPADLAESVISQLELSVNNDLNSAQIKFSEISVTTTPRRIALTIEGIAPFSEDNIAERKGPPVSQAFHDGKPTKAAIGFAKRYELSPEKLEIRETSKGSFVFAKSIEKGKPVTTVLSDYLPRWISKIQGRRFMRWGKGDFRFSRPIRWIVSLLDSEVLPFKISGCDPEIQIGNISRPHRLYGTKLEINDAKTYFDQLQDVGVTVDRDRRLSCINDLVLNHEIDKKVKPDLTDPLLNELTDLIESPLLVTGCFDESFLELPPEVLSTVMKVHQRYIPLYKVNVEFDPLSLNSKNTLLPTFLCISNGLPSAKEKIIKGNEKVLKARFADASFFIKSDLLISSSSRIDKLKDVTFAEGLGSLYERVNRIEWLVKLLTLKLEFDQEDIQKSVKVAHFSKHDLVSNMVDEFPELQGIIGSKYLLHEGESRDVCLGVLEHYKPKGTSDSLPSNNLGNAVSLAERFELLISIYAKGERPSGSSDPYALRRAANGILLILWNKDWQLNINKILDDSLIYWQQLFPSLSLDISNLLSDLKEFFRQRIISLLEEKDVEFDIIQAVAGDTTSTSKLLDDPTDVYFRTSLLMEMRKNNTLNLLQAVVTRASRLAAKSSISKDVIDPLDFVDRSLFEKDCEREMFDVLEKLKPLAVNCDRDKYKLLADGLVSSTETLSNFFDGEGSVMVMTEDINLRNNRLNLLTLLRNQSLKLADFSKLG is encoded by the coding sequence TTGTCTACCTACCTTTTAGAAATCGGTACTGAGGAACTACCAGCTGATTTGGCTGAATCTGTTATTTCCCAGCTTGAGTTAAGTGTAAATAATGACTTGAATTCTGCTCAAATAAAATTTAGTGAGATAAGTGTAACTACTACCCCCAGAAGAATTGCATTGACGATTGAAGGGATTGCTCCATTTTCTGAAGACAATATTGCAGAACGAAAAGGTCCTCCTGTTTCTCAAGCTTTTCATGATGGAAAACCTACAAAAGCAGCAATTGGTTTTGCTAAAAGATATGAACTATCTCCTGAAAAATTAGAGATTCGTGAAACCTCGAAGGGTTCATTCGTTTTTGCTAAATCAATTGAGAAAGGCAAGCCAGTTACTACTGTATTGTCTGACTATTTACCTAGATGGATCAGCAAGATTCAAGGAAGGAGGTTTATGAGATGGGGCAAAGGTGATTTTCGCTTTTCGAGACCTATTCGTTGGATTGTTTCTTTGCTTGATTCAGAAGTTCTACCTTTTAAAATTTCAGGGTGTGATCCAGAAATACAAATAGGTAATATCTCAAGACCTCATAGGTTGTATGGAACAAAATTAGAAATAAATGATGCGAAAACTTATTTTGATCAATTGCAAGATGTGGGAGTCACAGTTGATAGGGATCGTCGCCTTTCCTGTATCAATGATTTAGTTCTTAATCACGAAATAGATAAAAAAGTTAAGCCAGATCTAACTGATCCCCTTTTAAATGAACTGACAGATTTAATTGAGTCTCCTTTACTTGTGACTGGGTGTTTTGATGAATCTTTTCTTGAGTTACCCCCTGAAGTTTTGTCCACTGTGATGAAGGTTCATCAAAGGTACATCCCCTTATACAAAGTGAATGTTGAGTTTGATCCATTATCACTTAACTCTAAAAATACTTTACTTCCTACTTTTTTGTGTATTAGTAATGGATTACCTTCAGCAAAAGAGAAAATTATTAAAGGAAATGAAAAAGTCTTAAAGGCAAGGTTTGCTGATGCTTCATTTTTCATAAAGTCAGATTTATTAATCAGTAGCTCTTCACGTATTGATAAGTTGAAAGATGTAACTTTTGCTGAAGGATTAGGTTCTTTATATGAGCGTGTAAATCGAATTGAATGGCTTGTTAAATTATTAACACTAAAACTTGAATTTGATCAAGAGGATATTCAAAAATCTGTAAAAGTTGCACATTTCTCTAAACATGATTTAGTTAGTAACATGGTTGATGAATTTCCAGAGTTGCAAGGAATCATTGGATCTAAATACTTACTTCACGAGGGAGAATCAAGAGATGTATGCCTTGGTGTTTTGGAACATTACAAACCTAAAGGTACTTCTGACTCGCTTCCTTCAAATAACCTTGGGAATGCGGTTTCATTAGCGGAACGTTTTGAATTGCTTATCAGCATTTATGCCAAGGGCGAAAGGCCTTCTGGCTCATCTGATCCATATGCCTTGAGAAGGGCTGCTAATGGAATATTATTGATTTTGTGGAACAAAGATTGGCAATTAAATATTAACAAAATACTAGATGATTCACTGATTTATTGGCAGCAACTTTTTCCTTCTCTCTCTCTTGATATTAGTAATCTTTTGTCCGATTTAAAGGAATTCTTTCGTCAAAGAATTATTAGTTTATTAGAAGAGAAAGATGTTGAATTTGATATCATTCAGGCAGTTGCAGGAGATACCACTTCAACATCAAAATTATTAGATGATCCAACAGACGTCTATTTTCGAACTTCATTATTGATGGAAATGAGAAAAAATAATACACTTAATTTGTTGCAAGCTGTAGTGACTCGAGCCTCTAGGTTGGCAGCTAAAAGTTCTATCTCCAAAGATGTTATTGATCCTTTAGATTTTGTTGATAGGTCTCTATTTGAAAAGGATTGTGAAAGAGAAATGTTTGATGTGTTGGAGAAGTTAAAACCTCTAGCTGTAAATTGTGATCGTGATAAATATAAGTTGTTAGCTGATGGGCTAGTCTCAAGTACTGAAACTTTATCCAACTTTTTTGATGGAGAAGGAAGTGTAATGGTTATGACGGAAGATATTAATCTACGAAATAATAGACTTAATCTATTGACGTTACTTAGGAATCAATCTTTAAAGCTTGCTGATTTCAGCAAGCTTGGTTAA
- the chlP gene encoding geranylgeranyl reductase yields MLRVAVIGGGPSGSCAAEILAKAGIKTWIFERKLDNAKPCGGAIPLCMVSEFDLPESIIDRKVRNMKMISPSNREVDIILDDIYPGSDKEYIGMLRREVMDSFMRNRAAELGATLVNGLVSKIETGTNKQGPYTLHYTEILNDKSEEKGKQLEVDLIVGADGATSRVAKAMDAGDYNYAVAIQERIKLPKEEMKYYEDRAEMYVGTDVSPDFYGWVFPKYDHVAAGTGTMKQNGGLIKSLQIGVRERAKKRLVNGEVIKVEAHPIPEHPRPRRVVGRMALVGDAAGYVTKSSGEGIYFAAKSGRMCAEQIVESSQNGKIIPTENDLKKYLKKWDKKYGITYTVLDILQRIFYTSDGAREAFVEMCGDMDVQRLTFDSYLYKTVVAMKPLQQLKLTLLTIGSVLRGKALAPSTYKPVPSAVRDDKEVNKMLAVSSIKGGIKASK; encoded by the coding sequence ATGTTAAGAGTTGCTGTTATTGGCGGTGGGCCTAGTGGATCATGCGCTGCAGAAATTTTAGCTAAGGCAGGAATTAAAACTTGGATTTTCGAGAGAAAGCTTGATAACGCAAAACCATGCGGAGGAGCGATTCCATTGTGTATGGTTTCTGAATTTGATCTTCCCGAATCAATTATTGATAGGAAAGTCAGGAACATGAAAATGATATCCCCATCAAACAGAGAAGTAGATATTATTTTGGATGATATCTATCCAGGAAGCGATAAAGAATATATAGGTATGTTGAGGCGTGAGGTGATGGATTCATTCATGAGAAATCGCGCCGCTGAACTTGGAGCAACATTAGTAAATGGATTGGTATCAAAAATAGAAACTGGTACGAACAAACAAGGTCCCTACACACTTCATTACACCGAAATCCTTAACGACAAATCCGAAGAGAAAGGTAAGCAACTTGAAGTGGATTTAATTGTTGGAGCAGATGGCGCAACAAGCAGAGTTGCAAAAGCAATGGATGCTGGTGATTACAACTATGCAGTAGCAATTCAAGAAAGGATAAAGCTTCCTAAAGAGGAAATGAAGTATTACGAAGATAGGGCCGAAATGTATGTAGGCACAGACGTATCGCCTGATTTCTATGGTTGGGTCTTTCCAAAATATGACCATGTAGCAGCTGGAACAGGAACAATGAAACAAAATGGTGGTTTAATAAAAAGTCTCCAAATTGGCGTCAGAGAAAGAGCCAAGAAGAGACTCGTAAATGGAGAAGTAATCAAAGTAGAAGCTCATCCAATTCCTGAACATCCCAGACCAAGAAGAGTTGTTGGAAGAATGGCTCTAGTCGGTGATGCCGCTGGTTATGTAACCAAAAGCTCAGGAGAAGGAATTTATTTTGCGGCCAAAAGTGGAAGGATGTGTGCTGAGCAAATTGTCGAATCAAGTCAAAATGGAAAAATTATACCTACGGAAAATGATCTCAAAAAATATCTAAAAAAATGGGATAAAAAGTATGGAATTACATATACAGTTTTAGATATTCTCCAACGAATTTTCTACACCAGTGATGGAGCAAGAGAGGCCTTTGTAGAGATGTGTGGTGACATGGATGTTCAAAGACTTACATTTGATAGTTATCTCTACAAAACTGTAGTTGCAATGAAGCCGCTTCAACAATTAAAACTTACCCTACTAACAATTGGTTCTGTTTTAAGAGGGAAAGCATTAGCACCAAGCACATATAAGCCAGTACCTAGTGCCGTCAGAGACGATAAAGAAGTTAATAAAATGTTAGCGGTAAGTTCAATTAAAGGTGGTATTAAAGCCAGTAAATAA
- a CDS encoding M15 family metallopeptidase: MNYQDDIPLARRIKSIKTITTKSFLRVGLLFLGLGISVTFLANKSFLSQRKSLDDSINSIETRQNKSLLGHLPYKEASKKDLILFSPGIYVHKDIYEKFKEMQFMAAQRGVSLQLLSGYRSINLQRDIFYENKSIRNQTAVERSRDSAPPGYSEHSTGYAIDVGDGNYPDTHFEVEFEQTPAYKWMKRFASKYHFVLSFPPNNKQGVTYEPWHWRFEGTVNALREFDAANKIIKFK, translated from the coding sequence ATGAATTATCAAGATGACATTCCGCTGGCAAGAAGGATTAAATCCATCAAAACCATTACTACCAAGTCTTTTTTGCGTGTAGGACTTCTATTCCTGGGCCTTGGTATATCGGTTACGTTTTTAGCTAATAAATCATTTTTAAGTCAAAGAAAATCCTTAGATGATTCGATTAACTCCATTGAGACAAGGCAAAATAAAAGCTTGTTAGGTCATCTTCCTTATAAAGAGGCTTCCAAAAAAGATTTAATTCTTTTTTCTCCAGGTATTTACGTTCATAAAGATATCTATGAAAAATTTAAGGAAATGCAGTTTATGGCAGCACAAAGAGGGGTTTCTCTTCAACTATTAAGTGGTTATAGATCAATAAATTTGCAAAGGGATATTTTTTATGAAAATAAATCTATTAGAAATCAAACTGCTGTTGAGCGCTCAAGGGACTCAGCTCCTCCTGGTTATTCTGAACACAGCACAGGGTATGCAATCGATGTTGGTGATGGAAATTATCCAGATACTCATTTTGAGGTTGAATTTGAACAAACGCCTGCTTATAAATGGATGAAGAGGTTTGCCTCTAAATATCATTTCGTTCTTTCTTTTCCACCCAACAACAAACAGGGAGTAACTTATGAGCCTTGGCATTGGAGATTTGAGGGGACTGTTAATGCTTTGAGGGAATTTGACGCTGCCAATAAAATTATAAAATTCAAATAA
- the typA gene encoding translational GTPase TypA has protein sequence MSFDIQAIRNIAIIAHVDHGKTTLVDALLNQSGTFRDNEEVPTCALDSNELERERGITILSKNTAVTYNDTRINIVDTPGHADFGGEVERVLGMVDGCLLVVDANEGPMPQTRFVLKKALEQGLRPIVFVNKIDRARVEPETAVDKVLDLFLELGADDDQCDFPYLFGSGLGGFAKTEVKSENDNMKPLFEAIIRQVPPPVGDVKKPLQLQVTTLDYSDFLGTIIIGRVHNGVIKNGQRTCLIKEDGSLKKGRINKLLGFKGLKRIEIEEANAGDIVALAGFDEVSIGETVACPDEPKPLPLIKVDEPTLQMTFVVNDSPFAGKEGKFVTSRQLKDRLNKELLTNVALRVEDTDSPDRFSVSGRGELHLGILIETMRREGYEFQVSQPQVIFRTIDEIKCEPVETLVLDVPEASIGACIESLGVRKGEMQNMETGTDHRTQLEFVIPSRGLIGFRGEFIRATRGEGIMSHSFFEYRPSVGDFEQRRNGVLISFEEGVATFYSLKNAEDRGQFFITPGAKVYKGMIIGENKRPQDLELNICRAKQLTNMRSAGADELDQLQSPIEMTLERALEYIGPGEMLEVTPESIRLRKLKAKKNL, from the coding sequence ATGAGTTTTGATATACAAGCTATTAGGAATATCGCAATAATTGCTCACGTTGATCATGGTAAGACAACTTTGGTTGATGCTCTTTTAAATCAATCTGGCACTTTTCGAGATAACGAAGAAGTCCCAACTTGTGCGTTGGATTCGAATGAATTGGAACGTGAAAGAGGTATAACAATTCTTTCGAAAAACACAGCTGTTACTTATAACGATACTCGGATAAACATTGTTGATACACCAGGGCACGCTGATTTTGGAGGAGAAGTTGAGAGGGTTTTGGGAATGGTAGATGGCTGTCTTCTTGTTGTTGATGCTAACGAGGGACCAATGCCACAAACTCGATTTGTTCTGAAAAAAGCTTTAGAGCAAGGCTTAAGACCTATTGTGTTTGTGAATAAAATTGATCGTGCAAGGGTAGAACCAGAAACCGCGGTAGACAAAGTTTTAGATCTGTTTTTGGAGTTAGGCGCTGATGATGATCAATGTGATTTTCCTTATCTATTTGGGAGTGGATTAGGGGGGTTTGCCAAGACTGAAGTAAAAAGTGAAAACGATAATATGAAACCTTTATTTGAAGCAATTATTAGACAAGTTCCTCCTCCAGTTGGCGACGTGAAAAAGCCTTTACAATTACAAGTCACCACCCTAGATTACTCAGATTTCTTAGGAACAATTATTATCGGTAGAGTACATAATGGTGTAATTAAAAACGGCCAAAGGACTTGTTTGATAAAGGAAGATGGGAGTTTGAAAAAAGGAAGGATTAATAAATTATTAGGATTTAAGGGATTAAAAAGAATTGAAATAGAAGAAGCAAATGCTGGAGATATAGTCGCCTTAGCTGGTTTTGATGAGGTTTCTATTGGTGAAACTGTAGCCTGCCCTGATGAGCCGAAACCTTTACCTCTAATCAAGGTTGATGAGCCAACCTTGCAGATGACTTTTGTTGTTAATGATTCTCCTTTTGCGGGGAAAGAGGGCAAGTTCGTAACTAGCCGGCAGTTGAAGGATCGTTTAAATAAAGAACTTCTAACGAATGTTGCTTTAAGAGTTGAAGACACAGATTCTCCTGACCGTTTTTCTGTTAGTGGAAGGGGAGAGTTACATCTAGGAATTCTTATAGAGACAATGAGAAGAGAGGGGTATGAATTTCAAGTTTCTCAACCACAAGTAATTTTCAGGACAATAGATGAAATTAAATGTGAACCTGTTGAAACACTTGTCCTTGATGTCCCTGAAGCTTCTATTGGTGCTTGTATTGAGAGCCTTGGGGTAAGAAAAGGTGAAATGCAAAATATGGAAACTGGTACTGATCATCGAACTCAGCTTGAGTTTGTTATCCCCTCAAGAGGCTTGATTGGATTTAGGGGTGAATTTATTCGTGCAACAAGAGGTGAAGGGATTATGAGCCATTCATTTTTTGAATACAGGCCATCTGTAGGAGATTTTGAGCAAAGGAGAAATGGAGTCCTTATCTCATTTGAAGAAGGTGTCGCTACTTTCTATTCCTTAAAGAATGCAGAAGACCGTGGACAATTTTTTATTACTCCTGGAGCCAAGGTTTATAAAGGAATGATTATTGGGGAGAATAAACGCCCACAAGATCTTGAATTAAATATTTGCAGGGCTAAACAACTTACCAATATGCGATCAGCTGGTGCAGATGAGCTAGATCAATTGCAATCCCCAATTGAAATGACATTAGAAAGAGCTCTTGAATACATTGGACCAGGAGAGATGTTGGAAGTTACTCCTGAATCTATAAGGCTTAGAAAACTTAAAGCAAAGAAAAATTTGTAA
- a CDS encoding DUF309 domain-containing protein: MNPIDKEDVLFISDARFELGMKLFNSCQWYKSHDVFEEIWHETGGPERQLLQGILQVAVAQVHLENSNINGATILYGEALGRLKKFQLSNLGLDIEGLSKCVSKRLELLQVGKDLAGCSVPILNFL; this comes from the coding sequence ATGAACCCTATTGATAAAGAAGATGTTTTATTTATAAGTGATGCTCGCTTTGAATTAGGAATGAAATTATTTAATTCTTGTCAGTGGTACAAATCCCATGATGTTTTTGAAGAGATATGGCATGAGACTGGCGGCCCTGAAAGGCAGTTATTACAGGGAATATTGCAAGTAGCTGTTGCACAAGTTCATTTAGAAAATAGCAATATAAATGGGGCAACCATACTTTACGGAGAAGCATTAGGTAGGTTGAAAAAATTCCAATTATCTAATTTAGGATTAGATATTGAAGGACTTTCTAAATGCGTTTCAAAAAGATTGGAATTGCTACAAGTTGGTAAGGACCTGGCTGGTTGCAGCGTTCCCATTCTCAATTTCCTTTAA